In the genome of Microbacterium endophyticum, one region contains:
- a CDS encoding DDE-type integrase/transposase/recombinase, producing MPTRPRRLWGADVTYVRTWGGLAHVTFVTDAFSLRIVGRNLASTLKADVLSLQALNMVAWEAAGDLSELTHYSDHGPNYLALV from the coding sequence ATCCCGACGCGCCCACGGAGACTCTGGGGCGCTGACGTAACCTATGTGCGGACGTGGGGTGGACTCGCACATGTCACGTTCGTGACCGACGCGTTCTCTCTCCGCATCGTCGGGCGGAACCTCGCCTCCACGTTGAAGGCTGACGTGCTGTCATTGCAGGCGTTGAACATGGTCGCTTGGGAGGCCGCAGGCGATCTGAGCGAGTTGACGCATTACTCGGATCACGGGCCGAACTACCTGGCGCTCGTCTAG